From one Phocaeicola salanitronis DSM 18170 genomic stretch:
- a CDS encoding DUF1599 domain-containing protein, with translation MKDTKQQFEHVIAICRDLFVKKLHDYGAAWRIMRPSSVTDQLLIKANRIRSLEVKGVSLVGEGIRPEFMAIVNYGIIGLIQLELGYAEKEDLAEADALALYDKYAKQTLELMLKKNHDYDEAWRSMRITSYTDLILMKIYRTKQIEALSGNTLVSEGVDANYMDMINYSVFALIKLEFGE, from the coding sequence ATGAAAGATACGAAACAGCAATTTGAACATGTCATTGCCATTTGCCGGGACTTGTTCGTCAAGAAGCTGCACGATTACGGCGCGGCGTGGCGCATCATGCGCCCCTCTTCGGTCACCGACCAGCTTCTTATCAAGGCGAACCGTATCCGGAGCCTGGAAGTGAAGGGAGTCAGCCTGGTGGGCGAGGGCATCCGTCCCGAGTTTATGGCAATCGTTAATTATGGGATTATCGGGCTTATCCAGCTCGAACTGGGCTATGCCGAGAAAGAAGACCTGGCGGAAGCCGATGCGCTTGCCCTCTACGATAAATATGCCAAGCAGACGCTGGAGCTGATGTTGAAGAAGAACCACGATTATGACGAGGCGTGGCGCAGCATGCGCATCACGTCGTACACCGACCTGATTCTGATGAAAATCTACCGCACGAAGCAGATAGAAGCCTTGAGCGGGAACACGCTGGTATCGGAAGGTGTGGACGCCAACTATATGGATATGATTAACTATTCGGTATTTGCATTAATTAAGCTGGAATTTGGAGAATAA
- a CDS encoding BT_3928 family protein — protein MENKRLHTILAVWINLCRFLLAAVFIFSGFVKTNDPYGFAYKIQDYLEAWGLLQITPEFAPYIGSMAMGILEFTLGVYLLFGIHRKAACTLILLLVAFMTPLTLWLAIANPISDCGCFGDAVILTNWETFGKNVVLLIAAITVFRWRDTGIKKLVTEKVDWLIALYTVVFALLFSIYCVRELPLFDFRPYYIGMNIRQGMEIPEGEKPTVYETTFIYEKDGQEKEFTIDNFPSDSTWTFVDAVTRVKEKGYEPPVQDFSIVLQEDGTDVTEEILADDNYTFLLVSPQLRNADESGMDLINEVYDYSMEYGYRFLCVTASPDEDIAVWQDNTGAEYPFALADEITLKTIIRSNPGLLLLKDGVILNKWSVNNIPDEYQLHAALADLPIGTLAVPRTLHKVASIIGWFFGPLLFLTLCDLLWLEWGKKKRKKQIIH, from the coding sequence TTGGAGAATAAGCGCCTACATACGATTCTTGCCGTGTGGATAAACCTCTGCCGCTTCCTGCTTGCCGCGGTGTTTATCTTTTCCGGATTCGTGAAGACGAACGACCCGTACGGCTTTGCCTACAAGATACAGGATTACCTGGAAGCATGGGGCTTGCTTCAAATCACGCCCGAGTTTGCTCCCTATATCGGTTCGATGGCGATGGGAATCCTCGAATTCACGTTGGGCGTTTACCTGCTCTTCGGCATTCACCGGAAGGCGGCATGCACGTTGATTCTGCTTCTTGTGGCGTTTATGACACCGCTCACGCTCTGGCTTGCCATCGCGAATCCGATATCCGATTGCGGGTGTTTCGGCGATGCCGTTATCTTGACCAATTGGGAGACGTTCGGCAAGAATGTGGTGCTGCTCATAGCCGCCATTACCGTGTTCCGCTGGAGGGATACCGGTATCAAGAAGCTGGTGACCGAGAAGGTGGACTGGCTCATCGCGCTTTATACGGTGGTTTTCGCCTTGCTTTTCTCCATTTATTGCGTGCGCGAACTGCCTCTCTTCGATTTCCGTCCGTATTATATAGGTATGAATATCAGGCAGGGCATGGAAATTCCCGAGGGAGAGAAGCCGACCGTGTACGAAACAACGTTCATTTATGAGAAGGACGGGCAGGAAAAGGAGTTTACCATCGACAATTTCCCTTCCGATTCTACGTGGACGTTCGTTGATGCCGTGACGCGGGTGAAAGAGAAAGGCTACGAGCCTCCGGTTCAGGATTTTTCCATCGTGTTGCAGGAAGACGGCACCGATGTGACGGAGGAAATCCTTGCCGATGATAACTATACGTTCCTGCTGGTGTCTCCCCAGTTGCGGAACGCGGACGAGAGCGGCATGGACCTTATCAATGAGGTGTACGATTACAGTATGGAATACGGGTACCGTTTCCTGTGTGTGACGGCTTCGCCCGACGAGGACATCGCCGTATGGCAGGACAATACGGGTGCCGAGTACCCCTTTGCCTTGGCGGATGAAATCACGTTGAAGACCATAATCCGTTCCAATCCGGGGCTGCTCTTGCTGAAGGACGGAGTCATCCTGAATAAATGGAGCGTGAACAACATCCCCGATGAATACCAGTTGCATGCGGCTTTGGCGGATTTGCCTATCGGCACGCTGGCGGTGCCCCGCACCTTGCATAAGGTGGCGAGTATCATCGGATGGTTCTTCGGGCCGCTTTTGTTCCTCACCCTGTGCGATTTGCTTTGGCTGGAATGGGGCAAGAAGAAAAGGAAGAAACAAATTATACATTAA
- a CDS encoding toprim domain-containing protein has protein sequence MNIEEAKKIPITDYLHSLGYSPVKQQGANLWYKSPLREEHEASFKVNTEREQWYDFGAGKGGNIIALAQELYCSDHLPYLLNRIAEQAQHVRPVSFSFRQQRSAPSFQHLEVRDLTHPALLRYLQERYINTELAKRECRELRFTHDGKPYFAIGFPNVAGGYEVRNSFFKGCIAPKDIIHIRQQGEPREKCLVFEGFMDYLSFLTLRTKNCPALPNLNGQDYVILNSTANVPKAIDALGQYERIHCLLDNDEAGFRATQAITAEYSYRVRDFSHNYREYSDLNDYLCGRKQEQKNGQNPVLRQKKGRGI, from the coding sequence ATGAACATTGAAGAAGCAAAGAAAATACCCATCACCGATTACCTGCACAGTCTGGGATATTCACCCGTCAAGCAGCAGGGAGCGAATCTATGGTACAAATCGCCACTGAGGGAGGAACATGAAGCATCCTTTAAAGTAAACACAGAACGGGAACAATGGTATGACTTCGGGGCTGGCAAAGGCGGCAACATCATCGCACTGGCACAGGAACTTTACTGTTCCGACCATCTGCCGTACCTCTTAAACCGGATAGCAGAACAGGCACAGCATGTCCGCCCGGTCAGTTTTTCTTTTCGGCAGCAAAGGTCGGCACCGAGTTTTCAACATTTGGAAGTCCGTGACCTCACCCATCCGGCATTGCTCCGTTACTTGCAAGAACGGTACATCAATACCGAACTGGCAAAAAGAGAATGTAGGGAACTACGTTTCACCCATGACGGCAAGCCCTACTTTGCCATCGGTTTCCCGAATGTGGCTGGCGGCTACGAGGTGCGCAACTCCTTTTTCAAAGGCTGCATCGCACCGAAAGACATCATCCATATCCGGCAACAGGGCGAACCGAGGGAGAAATGCCTGGTGTTCGAGGGCTTTATGGACTATCTTTCATTCCTCACGCTAAGGACAAAGAACTGTCCCGCCTTGCCCAATCTGAACGGGCAGGATTACGTCATACTCAACTCCACCGCCAATGTTCCGAAAGCCATTGACGCATTGGGGCAGTATGAACGCATCCACTGCTTGCTCGACAATGACGAGGCAGGCTTCCGGGCGACGCAAGCCATCACAGCGGAATACTCCTATCGGGTACGGGATTTCTCGCACAATTACCGGGAATATTCCGACCTGAACGATTACCTGTGCGGCAGGAAGCAGGAACAGAAAAACGGACAGAATCCGGTGCTAAGGCAGAAGAAAGGCAGGGGAATCTAA
- a CDS encoding multidrug effflux MFS transporter: protein MARQNSRVFILIFLGMLTAFGPFVTDMYLPTFPEMADFFHTSSSMVQLGLTDSMIGLAAGQLFFGPLSDKYGRRPLLIAGMFLFLVSTLGCVYSQTALQFVGWRLVQGIAGASGIVISRSIAADKYAGRELAKMLGIIGTINGVAPVAAPMGGGMLAESIGWQGIFWCLFCIGILLLAGSFHLTESLPAANRRKTDWADVFRGFGAVLRNRQYLCYILQFGFAQGVLFANISSAPFIMQEHYGFSPMTFSVCFGANALAIVFSAALSVRFRHPELVLYRGSQGMLAVSILLLAAMGSSCSFWIYETLLLCLLVMLGLTFTSSNTLAMNAERQHAGTASAVLGALGFAFGGIVSPLVGIGDIMLSTGGMFVIGSLGAFLCARISLSRVMKRKTAVIACKQA, encoded by the coding sequence ATGGCTAGACAAAACTCACGTGTATTTATTTTAATCTTTTTGGGTATGCTTACCGCCTTCGGGCCGTTTGTCACCGATATGTATCTGCCTACTTTCCCCGAGATGGCAGATTTTTTTCACACATCTTCTTCGATGGTCCAACTGGGCTTGACCGACAGCATGATAGGCCTGGCGGCGGGGCAATTGTTCTTCGGACCGCTGAGCGACAAGTACGGGAGACGCCCGTTGCTGATTGCCGGCATGTTTCTGTTCCTGGTTTCTACGCTGGGATGCGTATATTCGCAGACCGCCCTGCAGTTTGTAGGCTGGCGGCTGGTGCAGGGGATAGCCGGGGCAAGCGGGATTGTGATATCGCGCTCGATAGCCGCCGACAAATATGCCGGACGCGAACTGGCAAAGATGTTAGGCATCATAGGCACCATCAACGGAGTGGCTCCGGTAGCTGCTCCGATGGGAGGAGGGATGCTGGCGGAAAGCATCGGCTGGCAAGGCATTTTCTGGTGCTTGTTCTGCATAGGCATCCTGCTTCTGGCAGGCAGCTTCCACCTGACCGAGTCACTTCCGGCAGCTAACCGGAGAAAAACAGACTGGGCAGATGTGTTCCGCGGTTTCGGTGCGGTCTTGCGTAACCGCCAGTACTTATGCTACATCCTGCAGTTCGGGTTTGCCCAGGGCGTGTTATTCGCCAACATATCGTCCGCCCCGTTTATCATGCAAGAACATTATGGCTTCTCGCCGATGACGTTCAGCGTATGCTTCGGCGCCAATGCGCTGGCAATTGTCTTCTCGGCGGCATTATCTGTCAGGTTCCGCCATCCGGAACTGGTACTCTATCGCGGAAGCCAGGGCATGCTGGCCGTTTCCATCCTCCTGCTGGCAGCGATGGGTTCCTCGTGCAGCTTTTGGATTTACGAAACATTGTTGCTCTGCCTGTTGGTGATGCTGGGGCTGACATTCACATCGTCCAACACCTTAGCCATGAACGCCGAACGCCAACATGCCGGAACGGCATCCGCGGTATTGGGTGCGTTAGGCTTTGCTTTTGGCGGCATTGTTTCTCCGTTGGTGGGTATCGGCGACATCATGCTTTCTACGGGCGGCATGTTCGTCATCGGCTCATTGGGCGCCTTTCTATGCGCCCGCATCTCCCTGAGCAGAGTGATGAAGCGGAAAACAGCCGTAATCGCCTGTAAACAAGCATAA
- a CDS encoding P-II family nitrogen regulator, whose translation MKKIEAIIRRTRFDDVKQALLDADIEWFSYYDVRGVGKTREGRIYRGVVYDTSSIERILLSIVVREKNVEKTIQAILKAAQTGEIGDGRIFVIPVEDAIRIRTGERGDIALYNAEQEK comes from the coding sequence ATGAAAAAGATTGAAGCGATTATCCGGAGAACACGGTTCGACGATGTGAAACAAGCATTGCTGGATGCCGACATCGAGTGGTTCTCCTATTACGACGTGCGGGGCGTAGGAAAGACCCGCGAAGGCCGCATTTACCGCGGCGTGGTGTACGACACAAGCTCGATAGAGCGCATCCTGCTCTCCATCGTGGTGCGCGAAAAGAATGTAGAGAAAACCATCCAGGCGATACTGAAAGCCGCCCAGACGGGCGAGATAGGCGACGGGCGCATCTTCGTCATCCCGGTAGAGGACGCCATCCGCATCCGTACCGGCGAACGGGGGGACATTGCGCTCTATAACGCCGAACAAGAGAAATAA
- a CDS encoding relaxase/mobilization nuclease domain-containing protein, which yields MIGKIKKGSGFKGCVNYVLGKEQAALLHADGVLTESRGDIIRSFCTQAGMNPGLKKPVGHIALSYSVVDAPNLTDEKMVQLAQEYMREMKITDTQYIIVRHQDREHPHVHIVFNRIDNNGKTISDRNDMYRNEQVCKKLKAKHGLYFAGGKEQVKQHRLKEPDKSKYEIYTAVKNEIGKSRNWQQLQKRLAEKDITIQFKHKGKSDEIQGISFTKGEYTFKGSEIDRSFSFSKLDGFFGDTGLVTVAEHNGQQVGALVREQAPVRENGGTSLFSGCGGLFSPNPTNEDPYNPYLKKKKKKKRQLKL from the coding sequence ATGATTGGAAAAATAAAAAAGGGAAGCGGTTTTAAGGGGTGTGTAAACTATGTGCTGGGCAAGGAACAGGCGGCTTTGCTTCATGCGGACGGGGTACTGACGGAAAGCCGGGGAGATATAATCCGCAGTTTCTGCACACAGGCAGGGATGAATCCCGGTCTGAAAAAGCCGGTCGGACATATTGCGCTAAGCTATTCGGTAGTGGATGCGCCCAATCTGACGGATGAGAAAATGGTACAGCTTGCACAGGAGTATATGCGTGAAATGAAAATCACCGATACGCAGTACATCATCGTGCGCCATCAGGACAGGGAACACCCTCATGTGCATATCGTGTTTAACCGCATAGACAACAACGGCAAGACCATATCGGACAGAAACGATATGTACCGCAATGAGCAGGTATGCAAGAAGCTAAAAGCCAAGCACGGGCTTTATTTCGCAGGTGGCAAGGAGCAGGTAAAGCAACACCGATTGAAAGAGCCGGACAAGTCGAAATACGAGATTTACACGGCTGTGAAGAATGAAATCGGAAAATCCCGGAACTGGCAGCAGCTACAAAAGCGGTTGGCGGAAAAGGACATCACCATCCAATTCAAGCATAAGGGAAAGAGTGATGAGATACAGGGCATATCCTTTACCAAAGGAGAATATACGTTCAAGGGTTCAGAGATAGACCGCAGTTTCAGTTTCTCCAAATTGGACGGATTTTTCGGAGATACGGGGTTGGTAACCGTCGCTGAACATAATGGGCAACAAGTTGGTGCACTAGTCCGGGAACAGGCTCCAGTCCGGGAGAACGGCGGTACATCTTTGTTTTCAGGTTGTGGGGGCTTGTTTTCTCCGAATCCGACAAATGAAGACCCTTATAATCCTTACTTAAAAAAGAAGAAGAAAAAGAAAAGACAACTTAAATTGTAA
- a CDS encoding ammonium transporter, translating to MDTYTKGGRCWMRYAAAILMLLISTPSLLAQEASGADMPALDSGNTAWILTSSILVLLMSIPGIALFYGGLVRQKNVLSVIMQTLFIVGVVSILWIAFGYSWAFDTSFAESGNPLACVIGGFDKAFLHGITLDTLTAGNIPELVFVMFQCMFAIITPALILGAFAERIKFSGYIVFITLWVILAYFPMAHWVWGGGFLQQMGAIDFAGGTVVHINAGISALIMAIMLGKRMDYKVGHPITPHNVTFVFMGTSFLWLGWFGFNAGSGLAADGLAANAFLVTHVATAMAAITWMVIDWLCNKKPTTIGACTGAVAGLVAITPAAGTVDLLGAFCIGIITPIVCFFMVAAVKPKFKYDDALDAFGVHGIGGIIGSILTGVFATRFISGEDGVQGALYGDWHQLWVQIVATVVSIVFSAVITFILFKIVDSTIGLRVDKRVEEEGLDIYEHGESAYNH from the coding sequence ATGGATACATATACAAAAGGCGGCAGATGCTGGATGAGGTATGCCGCGGCGATTCTTATGCTTTTGATTTCCACGCCTTCCCTGCTGGCACAGGAGGCAAGCGGAGCGGATATGCCCGCGCTCGATTCGGGCAATACAGCGTGGATTCTGACCTCTTCCATCTTAGTGTTATTGATGAGCATTCCGGGCATTGCCCTGTTCTATGGCGGCTTGGTGCGCCAGAAGAATGTATTGAGTGTCATTATGCAAACCCTCTTCATCGTAGGCGTGGTCAGCATCTTATGGATAGCCTTCGGGTATAGCTGGGCGTTCGATACCAGCTTTGCCGAGTCAGGAAACCCGCTGGCGTGTGTGATAGGCGGATTCGACAAGGCGTTCCTCCACGGCATCACCCTGGATACGCTGACCGCGGGCAACATTCCCGAACTGGTATTCGTGATGTTCCAATGCATGTTTGCCATCATCACCCCCGCGCTGATATTGGGTGCCTTTGCCGAACGTATCAAGTTTTCGGGCTATATCGTGTTCATCACGTTGTGGGTAATCCTTGCCTACTTCCCGATGGCACACTGGGTGTGGGGCGGAGGCTTCCTGCAGCAAATGGGAGCCATCGACTTTGCCGGAGGTACGGTGGTGCACATCAATGCCGGGATTTCGGCATTAATCATGGCGATTATGCTGGGCAAGCGCATGGACTATAAGGTAGGGCATCCCATTACGCCGCATAACGTGACCTTCGTCTTCATGGGCACTTCGTTCCTGTGGCTGGGATGGTTCGGCTTCAATGCCGGAAGCGGGCTTGCCGCCGACGGGCTTGCCGCAAACGCCTTCCTCGTAACCCATGTGGCAACGGCTATGGCGGCTATCACGTGGATGGTCATCGACTGGCTCTGCAACAAGAAACCCACCACCATCGGCGCCTGTACGGGAGCCGTAGCCGGACTGGTGGCAATCACTCCGGCGGCAGGCACGGTAGACCTGCTGGGCGCGTTCTGCATCGGTATCATCACGCCGATAGTATGCTTCTTCATGGTAGCTGCGGTCAAGCCGAAATTCAAGTATGACGATGCACTCGATGCGTTCGGCGTACACGGCATAGGCGGTATCATCGGTTCTATCCTGACCGGTGTATTCGCTACCCGCTTCATTTCGGGCGAAGACGGCGTTCAAGGCGCTCTCTACGGCGACTGGCACCAGCTTTGGGTTCAGATTGTAGCAACCGTGGTATCTATCGTGTTCAGCGCGGTCATTACCTTCATCCTGTTCAAGATAGTAGACTCTACCATCGGGCTCCGCGTAGACAAGCGCGTAGAAGAAGAAGGGCTTGACATCTACGAACACGGCGAGTCGGCTTACAATCATTGA
- a CDS encoding AAA family ATPase → MENKKSTEAKGDTIMNKEDFAALWKSIRLKVTDTYDVPPEILWVNGSTIGTLGNFSASTGKAKSKKTFNISAIVAAALTNDEVLHYSACLPPDKRKILYVDTEQSRYHCHKVMERILRLAGLPTDQDRDDFVFIVLREQTPDMRKRIIEYMLENMPDVGLLIIDGIRDLMYDINSPSESTGLINLLMRWSSGYNLHIHTVLHLNKGDDNTRGHIGTELNNKAETVLQITKSTQDGNISEVKAMHIRDRDFEPFAFRINDSALPEVVDGYVFQQPKQEKSFPLTELTEQQHRTALENGFGKRTVQGYFNVIQALKQGYASIGYERGRNVLVALNTFLVNKCMIVKEGKGYRYNPDFHY, encoded by the coding sequence ATGGAAAACAAGAAAAGCACGGAGGCTAAAGGGGACACCATTATGAATAAGGAAGATTTTGCTGCCCTTTGGAAAAGCATCCGCCTGAAAGTGACGGACACTTACGATGTGCCGCCTGAAATCCTTTGGGTGAACGGCTCCACCATCGGGACGCTGGGCAACTTCAGCGCCTCCACAGGCAAGGCGAAAAGCAAGAAGACGTTCAACATCTCCGCCATCGTTGCAGCGGCACTGACCAATGACGAGGTGCTGCACTATTCGGCGTGCCTGCCTCCGGACAAACGGAAAATCCTTTATGTGGACACCGAACAGAGCAGATACCATTGCCACAAGGTGATGGAACGCATCCTGCGGCTTGCCGGGCTGCCGACCGACCAAGACAGGGACGACTTTGTTTTCATCGTACTTCGGGAACAGACCCCTGACATGCGGAAGCGGATTATCGAGTATATGCTGGAGAACATGCCCGATGTGGGGCTGCTCATCATTGACGGCATCCGCGACCTGATGTATGACATCAACAGCCCCAGCGAATCGACCGGCCTGATTAACCTGCTCATGCGCTGGTCAAGCGGATACAACCTGCACATTCATACCGTGCTGCATCTGAACAAGGGGGATGACAATACGAGGGGACATATCGGTACGGAACTGAACAACAAGGCGGAAACCGTCCTGCAAATAACCAAGAGCACGCAGGACGGGAACATCAGCGAGGTAAAGGCGATGCACATACGTGACCGGGACTTCGAACCTTTCGCCTTCCGCATCAACGACAGCGCATTGCCCGAAGTCGTGGACGGCTATGTATTCCAGCAGCCCAAGCAGGAAAAAAGTTTCCCGCTTACGGAACTGACTGAACAGCAGCACCGCACGGCGTTGGAAAACGGTTTCGGCAAGCGCACCGTGCAGGGCTATTTCAACGTCATACAGGCGTTGAAGCAGGGCTATGCAAGCATCGGCTACGAGCGGGGACGCAATGTCCTCGTGGCATTGAACACGTTCCTCGTGAACAAGTGTATGATTGTAAAGGAAGGAAAGGGATACCGTTACAATCCCGATTTTCACTACTAA
- the folE gene encoding GTP cyclohydrolase I FolE yields the protein MIDTDLLKFPEEKVQKLMAHYKEILALLGEDTGREGLLKTPERVAKAMLTLTRGYDVDPKEILLGAKFKEEYSQMVVVKDIDFFSMCEHHMLPFYGKAHVAYIPNGYITGLSKIARVVDVFSHRLQVQERMTLQIKECIQETLHPLGVMVVVEAKHMCMQMRGVEKQNSITTTSDFTGAFNQAKTREEFMNLIRK from the coding sequence ATGATTGATACAGACTTGTTGAAGTTCCCGGAAGAGAAAGTGCAGAAGCTGATGGCGCATTACAAAGAGATTCTTGCGCTTTTGGGCGAAGACACCGGACGGGAAGGATTGTTGAAGACTCCGGAGCGTGTGGCAAAAGCCATGCTCACGCTTACAAGGGGATATGATGTAGACCCGAAAGAGATTTTATTGGGTGCTAAATTCAAGGAAGAATATAGCCAGATGGTCGTAGTAAAGGATATCGATTTCTTCTCGATGTGCGAGCATCACATGTTGCCCTTTTATGGGAAAGCGCACGTGGCGTATATCCCGAACGGATACATCACGGGGCTGAGCAAGATAGCCCGTGTGGTGGATGTATTCTCGCACCGCCTTCAGGTGCAGGAGCGCATGACCTTGCAAATCAAAGAATGCATTCAGGAAACGCTGCACCCATTAGGCGTAATGGTCGTAGTAGAAGCCAAACACATGTGCATGCAGATGCGGGGCGTGGAGAAGCAGAACTCCATCACCACTACTTCCGACTTTACCGGAGCTTTCAATCAAGCCAAGACAAGAGAGGAATTCATGAACCTGATTCGGAAATAA
- a CDS encoding MobC family plasmid mobilization relaxosome protein yields the protein MTEIKDKPGGRPVKKTLERQNRVVSTKLTKLQYYAVKRRAGEAGVKVSEYVRQAIITAEVVPRLNRQDADTIRKLAGEANNLNQLAHRANAGGFALVAVELVKLKNGIVEIINQLSDDWKNKKGKRF from the coding sequence ATGACAGAGATAAAGGATAAGCCGGGGGGGCGCCCGGTAAAAAAGACACTGGAAAGACAGAACAGGGTAGTCAGTACGAAGCTGACAAAACTGCAATACTACGCAGTCAAAAGGCGAGCCGGAGAAGCCGGAGTAAAGGTCAGCGAATATGTCCGGCAGGCTATTATTACGGCAGAGGTCGTTCCACGTCTGAACAGGCAGGATGCGGACACCATCCGCAAGCTGGCAGGAGAAGCCAACAACCTCAACCAGTTGGCACATCGGGCAAACGCAGGAGGGTTTGCGCTTGTAGCGGTGGAGTTGGTAAAACTCAAAAATGGGATTGTCGAAATCATAAACCAGTTGTCCGATGATTGGAAAAATAAAAAAGGGAAGCGGTTTTAA
- a CDS encoding SPOR domain-containing protein, with amino-acid sequence MKYVVSFLLLFSVSAMYAQRTIVESLEARRAGEGTVSVHEEPYIASLIGLRYTGNASSPQTLKARGFRVQVYAGNNSRVARNEAQRVADKVKETFPEMPVYTYFQPPRWLCRVGDFKSIEEAHVAMRKLKGSGEFKEVAIVREQINIPIE; translated from the coding sequence ATGAAATACGTAGTATCCTTTCTTTTACTCTTTTCGGTATCGGCAATGTATGCCCAGCGCACCATTGTAGAGAGCCTTGAGGCACGCCGGGCAGGCGAAGGCACGGTGTCGGTACACGAAGAGCCTTATATCGCCTCGCTCATCGGCTTGCGCTATACGGGCAACGCCTCGTCTCCCCAGACCTTGAAGGCAAGAGGTTTCCGGGTGCAGGTTTATGCGGGAAACAATTCGCGTGTAGCGCGGAACGAAGCCCAACGGGTGGCGGACAAAGTAAAAGAAACATTCCCCGAAATGCCGGTATATACCTATTTCCAGCCCCCCCGCTGGTTATGCCGCGTAGGTGATTTCAAGAGCATCGAGGAAGCCCATGTCGCCATGCGCAAGCTGAAGGGAAGCGGTGAATTTAAAGAAGTGGCGATTGTACGTGAACAAATTAACATACCTATTGAATAA
- the tpiA gene encoding triose-phosphate isomerase, with translation MRKNIVAGNWKMNKNLQEGIALAKELNEVLSADKPNCDVIICTPFIHLASVTPIVDKSIIGVGAENCADKASGAYTGEVSAEMVASTGAQYVILGHSERRAYYHETVDILTEKVKLALANNLKPIFCIGEVLEEREANKQNEVVEAQLASVFSLSAEDFGKVILAYEPVWAIGTGKTATPEQAEEIHAHIRSLVAAKYGQEVAENTSILYGGSCKPSNAKELFAKPDVDGGLIGGAALKAADFKGIIDAFK, from the coding sequence ATGAGAAAGAACATTGTAGCAGGAAACTGGAAAATGAACAAGAACCTGCAAGAAGGTATTGCTTTGGCAAAAGAACTGAACGAAGTGTTGAGCGCAGACAAACCCAATTGTGATGTCATCATCTGTACTCCGTTCATCCACTTGGCTTCTGTAACTCCGATAGTTGACAAGAGCATCATCGGTGTAGGTGCCGAGAACTGTGCCGACAAGGCTTCGGGCGCGTATACAGGCGAAGTATCAGCCGAAATGGTCGCTTCTACCGGTGCTCAATACGTTATCTTGGGCCACTCGGAACGCCGCGCTTATTATCATGAAACCGTTGATATCCTGACCGAAAAGGTTAAATTGGCTTTGGCTAATAACCTGAAGCCTATCTTCTGCATCGGTGAAGTATTGGAAGAACGCGAAGCAAACAAGCAGAACGAAGTGGTAGAGGCTCAGCTGGCTTCTGTATTCTCGCTCTCTGCCGAAGACTTCGGCAAGGTTATCTTGGCTTACGAACCGGTTTGGGCTATCGGTACGGGCAAGACCGCTACTCCGGAACAAGCAGAAGAAATCCACGCGCACATCCGTTCGCTGGTAGCTGCTAAGTACGGTCAGGAAGTGGCAGAAAACACTTCTATCCTGTACGGAGGAAGCTGCAAGCCGTCGAATGCGAAAGAACTGTTCGCTAAACCCGATGTAGACGGTGGCTTGATTGGCGGTGCCGCATTGAAAGCCGCTGACTTCAAGGGCATTATTGATGCGTTCAAATAA
- a CDS encoding helix-turn-helix domain-containing protein: protein MEKTLEMRVEELERMLFLTKNVLSFDEASTFLNLSKSYLYKLTSGNLIPHYKPQGKMLYFEKSELEAWLRQNPVKTKTQIEQEAQKYVLNHPLKK from the coding sequence ATGGAAAAAACTTTGGAAATGCGAGTGGAAGAACTCGAAAGAATGTTGTTCCTAACCAAGAACGTGCTTAGCTTTGATGAAGCGAGCACATTCCTCAACCTGTCCAAAAGTTACCTTTACAAGCTGACTTCGGGCAATCTGATTCCCCATTACAAGCCGCAGGGGAAGATGCTTTATTTTGAGAAGTCCGAACTGGAAGCATGGCTCCGCCAGAATCCGGTAAAGACCAAAACGCAGATAGAGCAGGAAGCGCAGAAGTATGTTCTCAACCATCCCTTAAAGAAGTAA